In a genomic window of bacterium:
- a CDS encoding substrate-binding domain-containing protein, with protein sequence MGREQLDNVVRRWRGQAGISQGQLAARVGTSRQTLNAIEGGRTVPGTALALRLAAALGVKVEDLFRVPEAAREVPARLAGPAPQGDAPVRVRLAAAGGRATAVPLTGALVSSAWLAGADGVVCAGRGRQVRIRLFEPAGRPVETIVVAGCDPALPLIAGHFERAYPQYRLAWLPAGSMRALEWLRDDAAHIAGLHLRDPKTGQDNIPLVRRMLGKRRLVVLAFATWEQGVIVAAGNPRGVHDVGDLGRADVTIINREPGSGARAVLDAALAAHGLSPSKVRGYDRAAPSHLAVAQAVALGLVDAGVGVRAAARAFGLHFIPLQQERYDLVLPSEVAARPAVQALLETARRAPVRADLEAVGDYDTARLGTTLAVLP encoded by the coding sequence ATGGGACGGGAGCAGCTCGACAACGTGGTGCGGCGCTGGCGGGGTCAGGCAGGGATATCGCAGGGGCAGCTGGCCGCCCGCGTCGGAACGTCCCGCCAGACCCTGAACGCCATTGAGGGCGGCCGGACGGTACCGGGAACCGCGCTCGCCCTTCGCCTCGCCGCGGCGCTGGGCGTCAAGGTGGAGGACCTGTTCCGCGTCCCCGAGGCCGCGCGAGAGGTGCCCGCGAGGCTCGCGGGACCTGCACCGCAGGGCGATGCGCCGGTGAGGGTCAGGCTGGCCGCCGCCGGCGGGCGGGCGACCGCCGTGCCGTTGACGGGGGCGCTGGTCTCCTCGGCGTGGCTTGCCGGCGCCGACGGCGTTGTGTGCGCGGGCCGGGGACGTCAGGTGCGGATCCGATTGTTCGAGCCCGCCGGGCGACCCGTGGAAACGATCGTTGTCGCGGGGTGCGATCCCGCGCTGCCGCTGATCGCCGGGCACTTCGAGCGGGCGTACCCGCAGTACCGTCTCGCCTGGCTCCCGGCCGGAAGCATGCGCGCGCTCGAGTGGCTCCGCGACGACGCGGCACACATCGCCGGGCTGCACCTGCGGGATCCGAAGACCGGACAGGACAACATTCCGTTGGTGCGACGCATGCTCGGGAAACGCCGTCTCGTCGTGCTGGCGTTTGCGACGTGGGAGCAGGGGGTGATCGTGGCGGCCGGAAACCCGCGCGGCGTGCACGACGTCGGCGACCTGGGCCGCGCGGACGTCACCATCATCAACCGGGAGCCCGGGAGCGGCGCGCGGGCCGTGCTGGATGCGGCGCTTGCGGCGCATGGGCTCTCCCCGTCGAAGGTGCGGGGTTACGATCGAGCCGCCCCATCCCACCTCGCCGTCGCGCAGGCCGTGGCCCTCGGCCTCGTGGACGCCGGCGTTGGGGTGCGCGCTGCGGCGCGCGCGTTCGGGCTGCATTTCATCCCGCTGCAGCAGGAGCGCTACGACCTCGTGCTGCCGTCCGAGGTCGCGGCGCGTCCGGCCGTGCAGGCCCTGCTCGAGACGGCGCGGCGCGCGCCGGTCCGCGCCGACCTCGAGGCGGTGGGAGACTACGACACCGCCCGCCTCGGGACGACGCTGGCCGTCTTGCCATGA